One segment of Acidimicrobiales bacterium DNA contains the following:
- a CDS encoding ferrochelatase, which translates to MDRPTTPPYDAVIVVSFGGPEGPGDVMAFLENVTRGRDVPRARLEEVARQYLETSGGVSPINAQNRALVDALTAELAVHGIDLAIYWGNRNWHPLLSDTVAQMADDGVERALAFVTSAYSSYSGCRQYREDIEAARAAVGERAPSIDKIRQFWNHPGFIEPFRNGLRAALDTLEPERRRRARVVFTAHSLPLSLAATSDYQAQLHDAVALVADDVAPDLERDLVWQSRSGPPQVPWLEPDINDHLRSIVSEGVDTAVVVPIGFVSDHQEVVFDLDTQARATADQLGMHLVRVPTPGTDPTFVAMVRELIVEHLDPEAPRRALGPLGVRAARCAPDCCPAPPRQPDRP; encoded by the coding sequence ATGGACCGACCGACGACGCCGCCCTACGACGCAGTGATCGTGGTGTCCTTCGGCGGTCCCGAAGGCCCCGGCGACGTCATGGCGTTCCTCGAGAACGTGACCCGGGGACGTGACGTGCCCCGTGCCCGACTCGAGGAGGTCGCCCGCCAGTACCTCGAGACCAGCGGAGGCGTGTCGCCGATCAACGCCCAGAACCGGGCACTGGTCGACGCGCTCACCGCCGAACTGGCCGTCCACGGCATCGACCTGGCGATCTACTGGGGGAACCGCAACTGGCACCCGTTGCTCAGCGACACGGTGGCCCAGATGGCCGACGACGGCGTCGAGCGGGCGCTGGCCTTCGTGACCTCGGCCTACAGCTCGTACTCGGGATGCCGCCAGTACCGCGAGGACATCGAAGCGGCTCGAGCCGCGGTGGGTGAACGAGCGCCGTCGATCGACAAGATCCGCCAGTTCTGGAACCACCCGGGGTTCATCGAACCGTTCCGGAACGGGCTGCGAGCCGCGCTCGACACCCTGGAGCCCGAACGGCGGCGGCGGGCGCGGGTGGTGTTCACCGCCCACTCGCTGCCGCTGTCCCTCGCCGCAACCAGCGACTACCAGGCCCAGCTGCACGACGCGGTCGCTCTCGTGGCCGACGATGTCGCCCCCGATCTGGAGCGGGACCTGGTCTGGCAGTCCCGGAGCGGTCCTCCTCAGGTGCCATGGCTCGAGCCCGACATCAACGACCACCTGCGGTCGATCGTCTCCGAAGGCGTCGACACGGCGGTCGTGGTCCCGATCGGATTCGTCTCCGATCACCAGGAGGTCGTCTTCGACCTCGACACCCAGGCGCGGGCCACCGCCGACCAGTTGGGGATGCATCTCGTCCGCGTCCCGACGCCCGGCACCGACCCCACCTTCGTCGCCATGGTTCGTGAGCTGATCGTCGAGCACCTCGACCCCGAAGCACCCCGCAGGGCGCTCGGGCCTCTCGGGGTCCGAGCCGCTCGCTGCGCGCCGGACTGCTGTCCGGCGCCACCGCGACAGCCGGATCGGCCATGA
- a CDS encoding universal stress protein, translating to MTRIAVGVDESPGGHAALAWALAEARRWGATLEMVVAWSYLVQPVAEFQPDFDDAAARDLLDTMLAEHDTSGVEIEPVIINELPVQALLHVAEEADLLVVGARGLGGFAGLLLGSVSQQVSTHAPCPVVIVHRAPD from the coding sequence ATGACCCGCATCGCAGTCGGAGTCGACGAGTCGCCCGGTGGGCACGCCGCGCTCGCCTGGGCACTGGCCGAAGCCCGACGATGGGGGGCCACCCTCGAGATGGTGGTCGCCTGGTCCTACCTGGTCCAGCCGGTCGCGGAGTTCCAGCCGGACTTCGACGACGCCGCGGCGCGCGACCTGCTCGACACGATGCTGGCCGAGCACGACACCTCCGGCGTCGAGATCGAACCGGTCATCATCAACGAGCTCCCCGTCCAGGCCCTGCTCCACGTGGCCGAGGAGGCCGATCTCCTCGTCGTCGGCGCTCGCGGCCTCGGCGGGTTCGCCGGGCTACTGCTCGGGTCGGTCAGCCAGCAGGTCTCCACCCACGCCCCGTGCCCGGTCGTGATCGTCCACCGCGCCCCGGACTGA
- a CDS encoding MFS transporter — protein MPATSTLTAARQRLRGRLEAKGSYQRWVLFAALAGMFATSFPITILSVSLTDIADEFGTSTSVLTWVISAPMLLSALSLPILGKLGDLHGHRKVFLIGFTIATTVAAVTALAWNATSLIGLRSLAQIVGGATQPTSMALVMLVFAPKDRVKAIGYWSLVAAGAPAIGLAAGGPLVDLVGWRLIFVLQAGLAATALCFAAVILPESEPKQVRFDVPGAAALTVVVGCAMLAIGQGGTWGLDHPAILASLALFPFATVAFVAIERRSAHPLVPLEFLGRRNFTFTLLTSLFLGSVYMGGFVLSPIALREGFGLTATATAAIMLLRTGVFSLSSPLGGQLGARVGTRPGALIGTGFLVVAMGAFMFGSGQALLLVFCGALLAQGLGNGLARPPITAALANSVPETDLGLATSLQRMTYQIGNAFGIALLSAVYDDSGRAEAFVTPFGVGAALGLVAMLFASFLIPDEHHEPREPDASEPSESGESGESGESGDSAPARSEARPAPSPSR, from the coding sequence GTGCCAGCTACGTCCACCCTCACTGCAGCCCGACAGCGCCTGCGGGGCCGTCTCGAGGCCAAGGGGAGCTACCAGCGCTGGGTGCTGTTCGCCGCTCTGGCGGGCATGTTCGCCACCTCGTTCCCCATCACCATCCTGTCGGTCTCGCTCACCGACATCGCCGACGAGTTCGGCACCTCCACCTCGGTGCTCACCTGGGTGATCTCGGCTCCGATGCTGCTGTCGGCCCTCTCCCTGCCCATCCTCGGCAAGCTCGGCGACCTCCACGGCCACCGCAAGGTGTTCCTCATCGGCTTCACCATCGCCACCACGGTCGCCGCCGTCACCGCCCTGGCCTGGAACGCCACCAGCCTCATCGGCCTGCGATCGCTCGCCCAGATCGTCGGAGGAGCGACCCAACCGACCTCGATGGCGCTGGTGATGCTGGTCTTCGCCCCCAAGGACAGGGTGAAGGCCATCGGCTACTGGTCGCTCGTCGCCGCCGGGGCCCCGGCCATCGGCCTCGCGGCCGGTGGCCCGCTGGTCGACCTCGTCGGCTGGCGGCTCATCTTCGTGCTCCAGGCGGGCCTGGCCGCGACCGCGCTGTGCTTCGCCGCGGTGATCCTGCCCGAGAGCGAGCCGAAGCAAGTCCGCTTCGACGTGCCCGGGGCGGCCGCGCTCACCGTGGTGGTGGGCTGTGCCATGTTGGCCATCGGCCAGGGCGGCACGTGGGGCCTCGACCACCCCGCCATCCTCGCCTCTCTCGCGCTGTTCCCGTTCGCCACCGTGGCGTTCGTGGCGATCGAGCGGCGCTCGGCGCACCCCCTGGTGCCGCTGGAGTTCCTCGGGCGGCGCAACTTCACCTTCACCCTGCTCACCAGCCTGTTCCTGGGCTCGGTGTACATGGGCGGGTTCGTGCTCTCCCCCATCGCCCTGCGCGAAGGGTTCGGCCTCACCGCGACCGCCACCGCAGCGATCATGCTCCTGCGCACCGGTGTCTTCTCGCTCTCCTCGCCCCTCGGGGGCCAGCTCGGCGCACGGGTCGGCACCAGACCGGGCGCGCTGATCGGTACGGGTTTCCTCGTGGTGGCCATGGGGGCGTTCATGTTCGGCAGCGGCCAGGCGCTGCTGCTGGTGTTCTGCGGGGCGCTGCTCGCCCAGGGACTCGGCAACGGGCTGGCACGGCCTCCGATCACCGCCGCGCTGGCCAACTCGGTGCCCGAGACCGATCTGGGACTCGCCACCTCGCTACAGCGGATGACCTACCAGATCGGCAACGCCTTCGGCATCGCGCTGCTCTCGGCGGTCTATGACGACTCGGGCCGGGCCGAGGCCTTCGTCACCCCCTTCGGCGTCGGTGCTGCACTCGGCCTGGTGGCGATGCTCTTCGCCAGCTTCCTCATCCCCGACGAGCACCACGAACCCCGCGAACCCGACGCCAGCGAGCCCAGCGAGTCCGGCGAGTCCGGCGAGTCCGGCGAGTCCGGCGACTCGGCACCAGCTCGGTCGGAGGCCCGGCCGGCACCCTCACCCTCGCGCTGA
- a CDS encoding class I SAM-dependent methyltransferase encodes MGFYERQVVPRVIDKVLGTKGFAKLRARVAQDLSGEVLEVGFGSGLNVPHYPPAVTKVYAVDPSEVGRRLAAKRVADATVPIEFIGLDGEHLPLEDASVDEVFTTWTLCTIPHVELALTEMIRVLRPGGQLHFLEHGHSPDPKVARWQERLDPIQQRIAGGCHLDRPIDALVEDAGFELEHLANFYIAGPKSMSYTYAGRAVRP; translated from the coding sequence ATGGGCTTCTACGAACGACAGGTGGTACCGAGGGTCATCGACAAGGTGCTCGGCACCAAGGGCTTCGCCAAGCTCCGTGCACGTGTTGCCCAGGATCTGTCCGGCGAGGTCCTCGAGGTCGGGTTCGGCTCGGGCCTGAACGTACCGCACTACCCGCCGGCGGTCACCAAGGTCTACGCCGTCGACCCGTCGGAGGTCGGGCGGCGACTCGCCGCGAAGCGCGTCGCCGACGCGACGGTCCCGATCGAGTTCATCGGCCTCGACGGCGAGCACCTCCCGCTGGAGGACGCCAGCGTCGACGAGGTGTTCACCACCTGGACGTTGTGCACGATCCCCCACGTCGAGCTCGCACTCACCGAGATGATCCGCGTGTTGAGACCCGGCGGCCAGCTGCACTTCCTCGAGCACGGTCACTCGCCCGACCCCAAGGTCGCCCGCTGGCAGGAGCGCCTCGACCCCATCCAGCAGCGCATCGCCGGCGGTTGCCACCTCGACCGGCCCATCGACGCGCTGGTCGAGGACGCCGGATTCGAGCTCGAGCACCTGGCCAACTTCTACATCGCCGGCCCCAAGTCGATGAGCTACACCTACGCCGGTCGGGCCGTGCGGCCATGA
- a CDS encoding VOC family protein gives MLANGSTSSPPETPPVQWRGVHHLALITTDMDATTRFWHGVLGARLVVTLATDSFRHYFFEFAPGMTVAFFEYRDQPVDTYAKPAGVPFPQASQFDHLALGLADEEALDRLRHRLKAHDCEVTDVVDHGVLRSIYFTDPNGIALEASWWTADATGRPTDYDDERFFSDPDPVPAVRELVTDGRLEWTPRTQLVDEVTRDIYRAPASD, from the coding sequence ATGCTTGCCAACGGTTCCACCAGCTCACCTCCCGAGACCCCGCCGGTGCAGTGGCGAGGTGTGCACCACTTGGCGCTCATCACCACCGACATGGATGCCACCACCCGGTTCTGGCACGGCGTGCTCGGCGCCCGCTTGGTCGTGACCCTGGCCACCGACTCGTTCCGCCACTACTTCTTCGAGTTCGCACCGGGCATGACCGTGGCGTTCTTCGAGTACCGAGATCAGCCCGTCGACACCTACGCCAAGCCCGCCGGGGTGCCGTTCCCCCAGGCGTCGCAGTTCGACCACCTGGCGCTCGGTCTCGCCGACGAGGAGGCACTCGACCGGTTGCGTCACCGTCTCAAGGCCCACGACTGCGAGGTGACCGACGTGGTCGACCATGGCGTCCTGCGGTCGATCTACTTCACCGATCCCAACGGCATCGCCCTCGAGGCGTCGTGGTGGACCGCCGACGCCACCGGCCGACCCACCGACTACGACGATGAGCGCTTCTTCTCCGATCCCGATCCCGTGCCCGCCGTGCGCGAGCTGGTGACCGACGGCCGGCTCGAGTGGACCCCGCGCACCCAGTTGGTCGACGAGGTCACCCGCGACATCTACCGCGCGCCCGCCTCGGACTGA
- a CDS encoding DUF3096 domain-containing protein translates to MSMLTNLAVLAQETAEINEVTVNLTLPGIIAVIAGVVILLVPKVLNYVVAFYLIVVGLIQIFDITL, encoded by the coding sequence ATGTCGATGCTGACCAACCTTGCCGTGCTGGCCCAGGAGACCGCGGAGATCAACGAGGTGACGGTGAACCTCACCCTTCCCGGGATCATCGCTGTCATCGCGGGGGTGGTCATCTTGTTGGTTCCCAAGGTCCTCAACTACGTCGTGGCCTTCTACCTGATCGTGGTGGGCCTGATCCAGATCTTCGACATCACCCTGTGA
- the fusA gene encoding elongation factor G has protein sequence MVSTDRIRNVALLGHSASGKTTLLEAMALRAGLIGRLGRVEDGTTLADTDAEEISHGISLALSVVPFDWKGYKLNIIDTPGDPDFEGEVRAALAVADVAVIVVSAVDGIQVGTDNAWRLCDELDVPRMVFVNKLDRERASFDRTLAELRERFGDRIETLELPIGEESAFHGVADVLTETAYLYDEGSAQQSPVPDELAEVEHRVHDEVVEAIVVGDDTMLERFLEGDEPALGELERTLMREMVERAAFPVLEGSATKLIGVDRLCDYLCEIAPSPADRPQVSVEAGDTTVEISPDPGGHPLAFVFKTVADPYVGIISMFKVLSGTIRSDDHLVNRRTGTDERLHGLFLLRGDHQEPVTAVVAGDLAAVAKLSGTETNDTLSPRDQPVQVPGIAWPEPVHSVALTPRTQADEDKLAGAIARLRQEDPVLVLDHDDETHQTLLRGTGDTHLSVTLERLARKFGVGVDTEPVQVAYRETITAPAAAEGRYKKQSGGHGQFGVVNVEIEPTERGSGFEFVDRIVGGAIPRQFIPAVERGIADTMAEGGVVKGYPVVDVRVHCVDGKAHAVDSSEMSFRAAGRLGFRAAMEQAGPVLLEPVSEVIVVVPGELQGDVMGDLSARRGRVSGTEPAGANGVAITAMVPTAELTRYAIDLRSLTAARGRFTARHVQYDVMPPNLAERVEPRS, from the coding sequence ATGGTCAGCACCGATCGGATCCGCAACGTCGCCCTCCTCGGCCACAGTGCGTCGGGCAAGACGACGTTGCTCGAGGCCATGGCCCTGCGTGCCGGGCTGATCGGCCGGCTCGGTCGGGTCGAGGACGGAACCACCCTCGCCGACACCGACGCCGAGGAGATCTCCCACGGGATCTCGCTCGCCCTGTCGGTCGTCCCGTTCGACTGGAAGGGATACAAGCTCAACATCATCGACACGCCGGGAGATCCCGACTTCGAGGGCGAGGTCAGGGCGGCACTGGCGGTGGCCGACGTCGCGGTGATCGTCGTCAGCGCGGTCGACGGCATCCAGGTCGGTACCGACAACGCGTGGCGGCTCTGCGACGAGCTCGACGTGCCCCGCATGGTCTTTGTCAACAAGCTGGACCGCGAGCGGGCATCGTTCGACCGGACCTTGGCGGAGCTGCGGGAGCGCTTCGGCGATCGGATCGAGACGCTGGAACTTCCCATCGGGGAGGAGTCGGCGTTTCACGGGGTCGCCGACGTGCTGACCGAGACGGCCTACCTCTACGACGAGGGATCGGCCCAGCAGAGCCCGGTCCCCGACGAGCTGGCCGAGGTCGAACACCGTGTCCACGACGAGGTGGTCGAGGCGATCGTCGTCGGCGACGACACCATGCTCGAACGGTTCCTCGAAGGCGATGAACCCGCCCTCGGCGAGCTCGAGCGCACGCTCATGCGCGAGATGGTGGAGCGTGCGGCGTTCCCCGTGCTCGAGGGGTCGGCCACCAAATTGATCGGTGTCGACCGTCTGTGCGACTACCTCTGTGAGATCGCACCGTCGCCGGCCGATCGCCCACAGGTGTCGGTCGAGGCCGGGGACACCACCGTCGAGATCAGCCCCGATCCTGGCGGTCACCCGCTCGCCTTCGTCTTCAAGACCGTGGCCGATCCCTACGTGGGGATCATCTCGATGTTCAAGGTCCTCTCGGGGACGATCCGCAGCGACGACCACCTCGTGAACCGCCGGACCGGCACCGACGAGCGGCTCCATGGACTGTTCCTGCTTCGCGGTGACCACCAGGAACCGGTCACCGCGGTCGTCGCCGGCGACCTCGCCGCGGTCGCGAAGCTGAGCGGGACCGAGACCAACGACACGCTCTCTCCTCGCGATCAGCCGGTCCAGGTGCCCGGGATCGCCTGGCCCGAGCCGGTCCACTCGGTGGCGCTCACGCCCCGGACCCAGGCCGACGAGGACAAGCTGGCCGGTGCCATCGCCCGCCTACGACAGGAGGACCCGGTGCTGGTGCTCGACCACGACGACGAGACCCACCAGACCCTGCTCCGGGGCACCGGCGACACCCACCTGTCGGTCACCCTCGAGCGGCTCGCCCGCAAGTTCGGTGTCGGGGTCGACACCGAACCGGTGCAGGTGGCCTACCGCGAGACGATCACCGCGCCCGCGGCTGCCGAGGGCCGCTACAAGAAGCAGTCGGGCGGCCACGGGCAGTTCGGCGTGGTGAACGTGGAGATCGAACCCACCGAGCGCGGTTCGGGCTTCGAGTTCGTCGACCGCATCGTGGGCGGTGCGATCCCGCGTCAGTTCATCCCCGCCGTCGAGCGCGGCATCGCCGACACGATGGCCGAGGGCGGTGTGGTGAAGGGGTACCCGGTGGTGGACGTGCGGGTGCACTGCGTCGACGGCAAGGCCCACGCGGTCGACTCGTCGGAGATGAGCTTTCGGGCCGCGGGTCGCCTGGGGTTCCGGGCGGCGATGGAACAGGCCGGACCGGTGCTGCTCGAACCGGTGTCGGAGGTCATCGTGGTCGTGCCCGGCGAGCTGCAGGGCGACGTCATGGGCGATCTCTCGGCGCGCCGGGGACGGGTGTCGGGCACCGAACCCGCGGGTGCCAACGGCGTGGCCATCACCGCGATGGTGCCGACCGCCGAGCTCACCCGCTATGCCATCGACCTCCGGTCGCTCACCGCGGCGAGGGGCCGCTTCACCGCCCGCCACGTGCAGTACGACGTGATGCCCCCGAACCTCGCCGAGCGCGTCGAACCCCGGAGCTGA
- the pgi gene encoding glucose-6-phosphate isomerase has translation MERSRPTPIVDTPEWAALVDHHRRIEHRHLRELLHEPGRLDQLTLDLPGLHADLSKHRLTGETVGLLVALAERAGVPRQIEAMFAGEHINATEDRAALHVALRAPRDTSVTVDGHDVVPDVHRVLDEMARFAIAVRSGEWLGATGASIRAVVNIGIGGSDLGPAMATEALRTCTDPSRTHRFVSNVDGADIDWALRDLDPATTLFIVASKTFTTAETLTNARTARAWLTESLGEDAVARHFVAVSTNTGEVEAFGIDPANMFGFWDWVGGRYSIESAIGLSLMLAVGPERFQDLLAGFRAVDDHVRTAPLERNLPVLMGLLGVWYTNFFGAATHAVLPYAQELARFPAYLQQLEMESNGKSITLDGEPVRWATGPVVWGEPGTNGQHAFFQLLHQGTQVVPADFIGVVTPNHGLDHQHDLLMANLFAQTEALAVGRTPDEVRAEGVPDHLVPHKVFDGNRPTTTLLLDELSPYSLGALIALYEHKVFTQATIWGINAFDQWGVELGKVLANRIVAELDPSGSAPADHDPSTANLVERYRRSPWRSGPSDPGQS, from the coding sequence ATGGAGCGCTCCCGACCCACACCGATCGTCGACACACCCGAATGGGCCGCCCTGGTCGACCACCATCGTCGGATCGAGCACCGCCACCTCCGCGAGCTGCTCCACGAGCCGGGGCGGCTCGACCAGCTCACCCTCGACCTCCCCGGCCTCCACGCCGATCTCAGCAAGCACCGGTTGACCGGCGAGACCGTCGGGTTGCTCGTGGCGCTGGCCGAACGGGCAGGCGTCCCCCGCCAGATCGAGGCCATGTTCGCCGGGGAGCACATCAACGCCACCGAGGACCGGGCGGCGCTGCACGTGGCGCTGCGGGCGCCGCGCGACACCTCGGTCACCGTCGACGGCCACGACGTGGTGCCCGACGTGCACCGCGTCCTGGACGAGATGGCTCGCTTCGCGATCGCCGTGCGGTCCGGCGAGTGGCTGGGCGCGACCGGTGCCTCGATCCGGGCGGTGGTGAACATCGGCATCGGCGGATCCGACCTCGGTCCGGCCATGGCCACCGAAGCCCTGCGCACCTGCACCGACCCGAGTCGGACCCACCGATTCGTCTCCAACGTCGATGGTGCCGACATCGACTGGGCCCTCCGCGACCTCGACCCCGCCACCACCCTCTTCATCGTCGCCTCCAAGACCTTCACCACCGCCGAGACCCTCACCAACGCCCGCACCGCTCGGGCCTGGCTGACCGAGTCGCTGGGCGAGGACGCGGTGGCCCGGCACTTCGTCGCCGTCTCGACCAACACCGGCGAGGTCGAAGCGTTCGGCATCGATCCTGCCAACATGTTCGGGTTCTGGGACTGGGTCGGGGGGCGCTACTCGATCGAGTCGGCCATCGGCTTGTCGCTGATGCTCGCCGTCGGCCCCGAACGGTTCCAGGATCTGCTGGCTGGTTTCCGCGCGGTGGACGACCACGTCCGGACCGCGCCTCTCGAGCGCAACCTCCCCGTGCTCATGGGTCTCCTCGGGGTCTGGTACACGAACTTCTTCGGTGCGGCGACCCACGCGGTCCTTCCCTACGCGCAAGAGCTTGCCCGGTTCCCCGCGTACCTGCAGCAGCTCGAGATGGAGAGCAACGGCAAATCGATCACCCTCGACGGCGAGCCGGTCCGGTGGGCGACGGGTCCGGTCGTGTGGGGCGAGCCCGGCACCAACGGACAGCACGCCTTCTTCCAGCTGCTGCACCAGGGAACCCAGGTGGTGCCGGCCGACTTCATCGGTGTGGTCACCCCCAACCACGGCCTCGATCACCAGCACGATCTGCTCATGGCCAACCTGTTCGCCCAGACCGAGGCCCTGGCCGTCGGACGCACACCGGATGAGGTGCGCGCCGAGGGTGTGCCCGACCACCTGGTGCCCCACAAGGTGTTCGACGGCAACCGTCCCACCACCACGTTGCTCCTGGACGAGCTGTCGCCCTACTCCCTGGGGGCGCTCATCGCGCTCTACGAGCACAAGGTGTTCACCCAGGCGACCATCTGGGGGATCAACGCCTTCGATCAATGGGGTGTCGAACTGGGCAAGGTGCTGGCCAACCGCATCGTCGCCGAGCTCGATCCATCGGGCTCGGCCCCCGCGGATCACGATCCGTCGACCGCGAACCTGGTCGAGCGGTACCGGCGATCGCCCTGGCGGTCAGGGCCTTCGGACCCTGGGCAGAGCTGA
- a CDS encoding MarR family transcriptional regulator has protein sequence MEVEPDEDALLELAALLRAGVVPLGRAMRGAETSLTPTQLSVLGAIHRYQPISMGALAEKERLSRAVVSRVVTSLVDHGLVERMPEERDRRVCRVQVSEAGDRWIEASRVRCNAWLAERLSRLDASQRQTIAAAVPLLESLAGDDGRG, from the coding sequence ATGGAGGTTGAACCCGATGAGGACGCGTTGCTCGAGCTGGCGGCATTGCTGCGAGCCGGTGTGGTGCCGCTCGGTCGGGCGATGCGCGGGGCCGAGACCTCCCTGACGCCCACCCAGTTGTCGGTGCTGGGCGCCATCCACCGCTACCAGCCCATCAGCATGGGTGCCCTGGCGGAGAAGGAACGCCTGTCACGGGCGGTGGTGAGCCGCGTCGTGACCAGCCTCGTCGATCACGGCTTGGTGGAGCGCATGCCCGAGGAGCGGGATCGACGGGTCTGTCGTGTCCAGGTCAGCGAGGCGGGCGATCGGTGGATCGAGGCGAGCCGGGTCCGGTGCAACGCGTGGCTGGCCGAGCGTCTGTCCCGACTCGACGCGTCGCAGCGACAGACGATCGCCGCCGCGGTGCCCCTGTTGGAATCGCTGGCCGGCGATGACGGACGTGGCTAG
- a CDS encoding metallopeptidase family protein, which translates to MPVQISAQRFDELVGEAIDLIPAELAEKMDNVAILTAKRPPPDQARRGRTLLGLYQGVSLDRRSPVSYTSVLPDRITVFRDAHCRLARDEDDLRLRVAHTVAHEIAHHFGISDDRLRELGAY; encoded by the coding sequence ATGCCGGTACAGATCAGCGCCCAGAGGTTCGATGAGTTGGTGGGCGAGGCGATCGACCTCATCCCCGCCGAGCTGGCCGAGAAGATGGACAACGTCGCCATCCTCACCGCCAAGCGACCACCGCCCGACCAGGCCCGCCGAGGCAGGACCTTGCTGGGTCTCTACCAGGGCGTGAGCCTCGACCGGCGATCGCCGGTGTCCTACACCTCGGTGCTTCCCGACCGCATCACCGTGTTCCGTGACGCGCACTGCCGCCTGGCCCGCGACGAGGACGACCTGCGTCTACGAGTCGCCCACACGGTGGCCCACGAGATCGCCCACCACTTCGGGATCTCCGACGACCGCCTGCGCGAGCTCGGCGCGTACTGA
- a CDS encoding SDR family oxidoreductase: MDLGIDGKRAAVAGASAGLGFSTAKALAAAGVQVAICGRDEQRLQRAAAELGALGPTPVAIPADVSTPEGATAFVESANAALGGIDILVPNAGGPPPGTFASTPIEAYGPALELNLLSTVAMCQRAVPAMQEQGWGRVVAITSASVRQPIPNLILSNTARAGVTGFLKTLALEVAPDGVTVNSVQPGLHFTDRMRSLGADPEQAAAGIPVRSVGDPDDFGAVCAFICSQHARFITGAAIPVDGGTVRGLQ, encoded by the coding sequence ATGGACTTGGGCATCGACGGCAAGCGCGCAGCGGTGGCGGGAGCCTCGGCGGGCCTCGGCTTCTCGACCGCCAAGGCACTGGCGGCTGCCGGTGTGCAGGTGGCCATCTGCGGACGCGACGAGCAACGGCTGCAGCGGGCCGCCGCCGAGCTCGGTGCGCTCGGCCCGACACCGGTCGCCATCCCCGCCGACGTGAGCACCCCCGAGGGAGCGACCGCCTTCGTCGAGTCGGCCAACGCCGCGCTCGGCGGGATCGACATCCTGGTCCCCAACGCCGGAGGGCCCCCACCGGGGACCTTCGCCTCCACCCCGATCGAGGCGTACGGGCCCGCCCTCGAGCTCAACCTGCTGTCCACCGTCGCCATGTGCCAGCGCGCGGTTCCGGCCATGCAGGAGCAGGGATGGGGTCGCGTGGTGGCCATCACCTCGGCCTCGGTGCGCCAGCCCATCCCCAACCTCATCCTGTCCAACACGGCCCGCGCCGGGGTGACCGGGTTCTTGAAGACCCTCGCCCTCGAGGTCGCCCCCGACGGGGTCACGGTCAACTCGGTCCAGCCCGGCCTGCACTTCACCGACCGCATGCGCTCGCTCGGCGCCGACCCGGAGCAAGCCGCCGCAGGCATCCCGGTGCGCTCGGTCGGCGATCCCGACGACTTCGGCGCGGTCTGCGCCTTCATCTGCTCCCAGCACGCCCGGTTCATCACCGGCGCGGCGATCCCGGTCGATGGCGGCACCGTCCGGGGCCTGCAATAG
- a CDS encoding Dabb family protein: protein MIRHCVTFRFVDGATDEAIAAFEAGLSALPAAIDDIKGYWYGRDLGLRDTNADFAVIADFADEAGYRTYAGHTAHRAVIRDLADPIVAERNAVQFSW from the coding sequence GTGATCAGGCACTGCGTCACCTTCCGGTTCGTCGACGGCGCAACCGACGAGGCGATCGCCGCCTTCGAAGCGGGGCTGTCGGCCCTCCCTGCGGCGATCGACGACATCAAGGGCTACTGGTACGGGCGGGATCTCGGGCTCCGCGACACCAACGCCGACTTCGCCGTGATCGCGGACTTCGCCGACGAGGCCGGCTACCGGACCTATGCCGGCCACACCGCCCATCGGGCGGTGATCCGCGATCTGGCCGATCCCATCGTCGCCGAGCGCAACGCGGTGCAGTTCTCGTGGTGA